In Taeniopygia guttata chromosome Z, bTaeGut7.mat, whole genome shotgun sequence, one genomic interval encodes:
- the LOC121468134 gene encoding coiled-coil domain-containing protein 171-like: protein MVWSNNNEGEETVQKTRQKLYGPEQIHEKLAHKNNSRTNTLSNDPKARPSLLAACALLSGALCPLYGRLCALSCQRDILQEQVKHHKLLNQKIISLLYALPTNVGNSQGKGRLGQRRAKRLVYIFRRAVIAVLAAHRLRALARHSCTFFVWTDGSRGCTGIQVCVGESRGRHVSRFEEEGVDCIEALDWLTSSNLYTAIVSSISELEDVLCKQDVHSWLSGHSLISAARNCFAKLMDNLSILMETVQGKPCGGRAYLERDSLIQRLARGLHRVNAQALEAGLYDRLPSTRNIAILQQEIFEFSQRLHAAEVESRSLQLQLAECRWAFNEMRKDAEKAHRLQEQLNELQHKISQDNIHEELENALQREQEVRLLLQEYQRRLQELSNKLESCSLIDTDRSQVSNVSLMSFSNATEELRSRDQVLDHQKRFLKDTEQDQQRLRETLEEAEPALKLGVKDKELIINHMKAVEATLNEHVHKHFMDLYSLTASKVDALTSGRESSEIHFEPLAAEPLTPDADESLQVHFEPETGGTPPAGAPAHALDGKSAFQAMAVTWMWVPSQHLPSCCTASVGKQYLNINIREH from the exons ATGGTATGGAGTAACAATAAT GAAGGTGAAGAAACAGTGCAGAAAACCAGGCAAAAACTGTATGGCCCTGAACAAATCCACGAGAAGCTGGCCCACAAAAACAATTCCAGGACAAATACATTATCAAATGATCCCAAGGCACGtccatccctgctggcagcctgcgcactgctgtcaggggccctgTGTCCTCTCTACGGCAGACTGTGCGCTCTGTCTTGCCAAAGAGACATTCTCCAGGAACAGGTGAAGCACCACAAATTATTGAACCAGAAGATCATCAGCCTCCTTTATGCTCTCCCTACTAACGTGGGAAACAGCCAAGGCAAaggcaggctggggcagagaaGAGCCAAGCGCCTGGTTTACATCTTCCGAAGAGCTGTGATTGCAGTTCTGGCCGCTCACAGGCTGAGGGCTCTGGCCCGACATTCTTGCACCTTTTTCGTCTGGACAGATGGCTCCAGAGGATGCACTGGAATTCAAGTTTGTGTGGGAGAATCCAGAGGCAGGCATGTGTCAC GTTTTGAAGAGGAAGGAGTTGACTGTATTGAAGCACTTGACTGGTTGACTAGCTCTAACCTCTATACTGCAATAGTCAGTTCCATCTCTGAACTGGAGGATGTTCTCTGCAAACAAG ATGTGCACTCCTGGCTTTCTGGACACTCACTTATCAGTGCAGCTAGGAACTGCTTTGCAAAACTGATGGACAACCTGAGCATACTGATGGAGACAGTTCAGGGGAAACCTTGCGGGGGCAGAGCTTACCTGGAGAGGGACTCCCTGATACAGAGGCTGGCTCGTGGGCTCCACAGAGTAAATGCCCAGGCCCTGGAAGCTGGATTGTATGACAGACTGCCCAGCACA AGAAACATTGCAATCTTGCAGcaagaaatatttgaattttcacAAAGGCTTCATGCAGCAGAGGTAGAGTCCcgctccctgcagctgcagctggcagaatGCAGATGGGCTTTCAATGAGATGCGAAAAGATGCTGAAAAAGCCCACAGACTGCAAGAGCAATTAAATGAACTTCAGCAT AAAATCAGCCAAGATAATATACATGAGGAGTTAGAAAATGCTTTGCAGCGTGAGCAGGAGGTAAGATTGCTTTTACAAGAATACCAGCGACGGCTTCAGGAGCTGAGTAATAAACTGGAATCGTGCTCACTTATTGACACAGATAGAAGCCAAGTCTCCAATGTATCTCTGATG AGCTTCTCTAACGCAACggaggagctgaggagcagagACCAAGTTCTGGATCACCAGAAGAGATTCCTGAAGGACACAGAGCAGGACCAGCAGCGGCTGCGGGAGACTCTCGAGGAGGCAGAACCTGCCCTCAAACTGGGAGTAAA GGATAAAGAGTTGATCATTAATCATATGAAAGCTGTGGAGGCCACCCTGAATGAG cacGTGCATAAACATTTTATGGATCTCTACTCACTGACAGCTTCCAAAGTTGACGCATTAACATCAGGAAGAGAATCTTCAGAGATTCACTTTGAACCCCTAGCTGCTGAGCCTCTTACTCCTGATGCTGATG AATCTTTGCAAGTTCACTTTGAACCCGAAACCGGTGGTACACCTCCTGCTGGAGCTCCTGCACATGCTCTTGATGGTAAGTCTGCTTTTCAAGCAATGGCAGTCACTTGGATGTGGGTTCCTAGCCAGCATCTCCCTTcatgctgcacagcttctgtagGCAAACAATACTTAAATATAAACATAAGGGAACATTAA